The following DNA comes from Miscanthus floridulus cultivar M001 chromosome 5, ASM1932011v1, whole genome shotgun sequence.
AGTAGCTACTCTAGGCTAAGAAACCTCGCTAAATTTACAGCCTCTGGTAACAGCTTGGTATCTATTGTCGGAGACGAACCCTGGACCAGTGGTAGCAGTAATAGTAGTATTTCTGAGTTGGCGTTTGCATCCTGCAGCCTAACTAGGTTACCTAGTGTCATAAGACATCTACCGTCCCTTGACTGGCTGGATCTCTCTTATAATGGCATCGGTGGCAAGATACCTGACTGGATCTGGAGAAACACGAGCACGTGGTTGGACCTTTCTCACAACATGTTCACTGAGGTGGCACAGCCCCCTGCTTACACTGTCATATCGCACATTGATCTTAGCTTCAATAGGCTCCGCGGTGCCGTGCCTTCGCCTTCGCTTCTCTCTGCGCCTTACCTTGATTACTCCAACAACAAATTCTCTTCCATGCTGCCCGGCGATTTCCTCACGCTTTATGGTACTGCACCCTCCATCAACTTGGCAAACAACCAACTAGGTGGGACTATTCCGTATGCAGAGTGTGACCAGTTTCATTACGAGGAGCAGGACGGTGAGGCTCTTCGAGATCTGGACCTATCCGGTAACAACTTCAGCGGGGAGGTCCCACCTTACGTGCTTAGAGGCTACAATAATGCCCTGCGGGTGCTAAACCTGAGGGGCAATCGCCTCGAGGGAACGTGGCCCCAGGAGATGGACGGGACATGTAGACTGGAGGCCGTAGATTTACATGGAAATCAGATCCGAGGGCGCTTGCCAAGATGGCTAGCTAACTGCAGAGAGTTGAATGGACCTTCGTGTGCTTATCCTGAGATCCAACCAGTTTTACGGTCCAGTGACGACAGTGACCATGGACCCTCATAGTCATAGGAAGAATCACTCGAGGTCTGCTTACTTCTCCAGTCTCCAAATCATTGACCTTGCGGAAAATGACTTCTCTGGAGTGCTACCACCGGGACTCTTCTACAGTTTCAAGACCATGGCTCAGGCCAGCACAGTGCACAAAGTACGTGAGGTAATAGTGATAGGTGAACAGGGTGAGACTGACATACATCAGGAACGACGAAATCCGGTCGAGGTCGCCATGAAGCAACAATACATGAGGATGCTCGAAGACCAACAACTCGACCTCATGCTGATTGACCTGTCCAACAACAGATTCAGCGGCTCCATTCCAAGGACGGTGGGCAACCTGACTGCCCTTCTCGTGCTCAACCTGTCGCGCAACGCCTTCACCGGGGAAATCCCGGCGGAGCTCGGCCTCCTGTCGCAGGTCGAGTCGCTGGACCTCTCGTGGAACCATCTCACGGGGGAGATCCCACAGTCGCTGGCCTCGCTGACGGCCCTCGAGTGGCTCAACCTCTCCTACAACGACCTCAGCGGGAGCATACCTTCGGGCACCCAGTTCTCGACGTTCCCCAGCAGCTCCTTCCAGGGAGGCAACCGAGGGCTATACGGATGCCCGCTTCCCGTGCAGTGCAACCTGACGCGTCCGCCGTCGGCCGCCAAGGCTCCGCCGCCATTGCATGTGCCTGGTGGAGAATCTGCTGACCACAGGTTCCAAGTTGTCATGCTGTGCCTCTTCGTTGGTTCTGGCTTTGGGCTGGGCTTCGCGCTGGCCATTGTTTTGCAGGTGGTCTGCAGCAGGAGAGGCGCCAGGAAATGGCTGTGCAGAGCCAACTAGTTGTATAGATAAGTGGTCATTCATCTGAATGGAGCTTGTATAATTGTATTAGTTCTATAATAAACTTTTGGAAAATGTGTACTTTTGACCATGTTTAGTAGATAAGATACTGCAATGGTaattgcattcacccaatcatTTGCTGTAATATTTTAGCTAGTCCTTGCCAAAAGACTTCCCCTGTAAGAGTTATGACTCAAATACAACTGGGAACTGGAGTACGGTCCTAATTGGTCACGCTCAGTTCCATGGACTATAGATAAAGTCTAGACCTCTCCATTATAATTTGTACAAACACATAATAAGATTTTTGCCCCATAGTTTTTCCCTTTTACATTGAAGGTTTTTTCACGTTAAATTTCTTGTCTATCTCAACAAATGGTAACAAAGCCCATGATCAGTGGCGGAGCTCGTCAGTTTTGAAGCCTAGGGCCACTGTCAAAGCGTGTATATCACCAGCATCAGGTCAATAGATGTAGACCGAGTGAATTGGACCAAACCGGGTCAAAAATTGAACCAGCGAGGGCATGGATTCATTGATCCAAACATTAAAAACCGATTGAACCACCGGTTCAATAGATTTGGACCAAATAATCAGACTGGCCACAAATAGTTTGAATCGGCTCAGTATATGGTTGATAATTAGCAACATATACTTCATTATAGATAcgaataataagttttttttttgagcCTGGACTCCTAGTGTACAAGTTGTAGTATCTGTACTCAACACAACACACTCACACCGTCACACACGCACACCTCTAGAAACTACAACCTATACACCTCAAACGTCCTTCTGGAGATCACCGAAGCCTCACAAGCCTTATAGACGACGGGCACATCGTAGTCCCATTGTAGCACAACGTGATTATCCAGGACCTGCACGAAACAAATATGGTGCGAGACCGGAAATTCTGCTCCCCAGGGGGATCGAACTCCGGCCGGCCAGCCCCAACACCTGGGCACTTGCCACCCGAGCTAGGCTCGGTCCGCTACGAATAATAAGTTGATAAGTGATAAGTAacacaattatgcaacaaaaaaCAAATTTGATATATGCCTATATCTATGTATCCAACATCATTTGATATATCTAATTAACTTGGTTGTAATTTCTTCTAATCTCTAAATTTGTGAAGTCTTAGTATAATACAAATCAAACCAAATAGCCTATGATTAACAGATTAAGTACACAAAACTCATGTCGGCCCACTTGCTTGCTTCCTTGTGTGTGTCAGCATGTGGTAGGGGCATACCAGTTCGGCAGACGGCAGTTCCTGTGCTACATGCTAgactgctggtgcctggtggacaaGAGGACAAGGTGCTCGGCTCCTGCCGTCCTGCGTGCTACGGCCCTGTGGGCAGTTCCCTGCCCTGTTTCCCACAACGCCACGATGAACGCCGGCACGCCGCGATGGCAATGCTGCTGCGGGCAGGCCCTAGGTGTCCAGGCGGGCAGCCACCCAATGGCCAACGCCAAGACCCGCCTCCGATGGCCAAGGGGCAAGGCCGCAAGGGCCAACTGTGGAGCGTGGAGCCGCGGGTAGGCGGCAAAACCCCTTGTGGAAGGGTCCGGCGGGCGGCGGGTGGAGGGGAGTCGGGAACTCGGGATTGCGGCGGCCGGCGGGCGGAGACGCTGATTGTGTAGAGCACGGGGACGGGATTCAGGAATCAGGAGTCGCGGTTCCTCTCCTCTCTGAGGCTGGTTAGGACGAAGAAATTTGGCCCAACGTCTTGGAACTGGGTTACAAATTTACATTTTTTATGGGGGCTACAAATTTACATGTACTCTAAAGAGATATTTTGGACCACTCCTAGGCCAAGGCCCTTTGCTCAAAAAAACCCTACTCCAAGGCCTAGTGGCCCTAGGCCCATATCCGCGCTGCCCATGATCGAAAAACCTAGAAAATCTTAGGCGTCACATGGTGACAAAAAAACTCATTAATGTCTTAGAGGGTCACAATGGTTGTGTGTGACATGAAGAGTTGGACTAAGGCCTAGAGATAACATCTTTCTTACGTGACACAGGATTGTGTGATGTGAAAAGTTGGGATCCTTGTGTGATGGGAAATTGTTAGGTTTAGTCTCACATCGAAAATTAATGGTGTGGGACCacaacatactccctccatccctaagataagataataatatttatgataccaattaagtattattagattctttgttaattatattttcataatatacctatttgatattataaatctttataattttggttaaacttgagatgatttgactctccaagattcttagaatgccttataatttggaatggagggagtataagaCAAGGGCAGGTCTCACATATCAAGCCATTCTTTTAGGTTGAGTTAGACCCGAAGCTTTTACATGTCGTGGACTCCAGTGAACCTAGGCCAGGGTCGTGCCCCATGCACATGCAAGACGTGCGATCATACAGGGCCTCAAAAATTATGGCCCATCAAACCCTACCGACTCTTGTATTTGCTTCCGAGATGTTGCGTCTCTTCACGGTGGCATTGCAAAATCAATCtagtctgtaggacaagacatgctacaaacctggacatgtggttatattctttctcacagcattgtccattcccattattttggaaacctcgtttgtcctcatgttgtgtaggatcgacttcaaacaaaatcgacgccgaggacggcttttcgtcaagaaacggaggatgatgaggacatgacctccatacatatgactatgcttggagaaccatatgaagaccaaggagatcagcgagggtgtcctaagcatgaaggaggcccgaagctcatccggttcgagtcaccaaggtggaggctcaaatcaagttcgagtcaaTCTCGGCCTCcagaaccagtctgccttaaactggtcacccaggacgcatctggactccgttttcgatgatccacatatagatggaaagctaattggataaggaagccaacccaattggtctcacgtcaaaatctcttcagaatcaacgggaatcgtcaaaaaaagtcagcgtctagaatctgtcaaGGTGCTACGACAccctcttttggtccgttggaccatgtatcgtgtttgggcccattagagggcgcgtccagggggtgacgcccaagactataaataccagccatcgctctccttagggtttgggttttgtttagttcttgatttcctcatgaaacagacatcgttttgctacaactgtgcctccaaggctgcttgctgtgaatcagggccctagttcttgatcttgttcgcctgtggcgattagtcctttcaaataaagacttgaactccttctcgttatcataagcctcatatttatttgcaatttcagattgcgttcatcccattcttgcttgtgttctcgatccgcttgcaggaaagccttctcggcgaggtcaatcacgttcgcgtggttgataaccaacggagcagtggtgtaacggttgcgggggtccgaattagtcttggtttgaagcctagatcgtgaacatcgagtctccaccaatcgacgctatcatacctttcggaagatcgggcctagtctacatcaccttgaatagtcatcaacaatcacaaaacAATAAAGATTCCCTCCTAAacttttgtatgttgttggtccaaataaatccatatgaaggagttctagcactcttatggttgacatgaaaacttttgttggatgggtatttgcaatttgcttgccggcttgacatgcactacaaagcttgtccttctcaaacttcacatccttcaaccctctcaccaaattattcttcattagcttcttgagtgagctcatcccaacatgagcaagtcttctatgccatagccacccaagtgttgttttggtgaatagacatgtcttcaagtttgcatctttggaggtgaagtccactagatataggttgttgtatctaaatcctttgaatatcacataatcatcatccttcttggatacaataacctccttctcagtaaacaagcattggaagccaagatcacacaattgtccaacggatagcaagttgaaactcaataaagcaacatatagcatattggagatggaatgatcatttgatatagccactttgcctaatcctttgaccttgccctttgagttatctacaaatgtgattcttttttgtccatctacttcttcatctagtgaggtgaacatacgaggatcaccggtcatatgttgtgtgcaaccactaccaataacccaatgactttcaccggtcttgtagttcacctacacacaagagatcaagctttagaaacccaaatttgttgagggcccttcaccttctcaacaagtgactttgcaacctaaattttcttaggcctattcttgttgggaggacctaagaacatgactttcatctttccactagaatcctttctaagcatgtagtgagcattggaagcaaaaggtctagcatgcttgggcaatagttgtggtggtggactttggcactcatgagcaaagtggtcttcttgtccacactcaaaacatctctttggttttggcttggacttatgttgttgttgagcttaagcattcttctcttgatttgccaagtacctaatgtcacttctatccatcttcatgatggtgttcattagtagctcactttgaagatgcttgcctctagtgaacttgttcaatccaatcttaagatgctctttctccaacttgagcttcttgttttcttccttgagagcatcattgttcttctcttccttgagcttcttgttttctactttgagcttctcattttcaagcatcaactcaccatcatgatcaagagtttctagcacaatggtgttgtggcttttgatctcttcaagatctttcttgagctttgcattgtcattcttgagcttgacaaactcatcataatcatcggcttcaaccacttgcttgcccttgctactagaactttgctcaatgctctcaataatcaagtcatcacatgatgtagctatatcaatcttaacaacatcgttagtagcatcatgtggctcattggataagaattcttgagcaataacaagagtatcatgattaaccttaagagtggtatattcttctcttagcttgttgtggctagtaatgagctcattatgtgtcctctcaagtttatcaggTTTatatttaagctctttcttagaagatttgagctcctcgagttt
Coding sequences within:
- the LOC136452189 gene encoding LOW QUALITY PROTEIN: receptor-like protein 50 (The sequence of the model RefSeq protein was modified relative to this genomic sequence to represent the inferred CDS: inserted 2 bases in 1 codon): MARKSTHHASWLHLHLAVCLSFLLSASHQLPSCSLALSETISRSSGSGTSRVPALCRSQEAAALLQLKGSFAFPTATDSCDVNTTLSSWRSGTDCCRWEGVSCDGITGRVTALDLYSGGLKVCSGLHPALFNLTSLRYLNLEGLDLCGSQLPESGLERLTNLRVLKLESCNLSGSIPPSFTGLHSLQEIHLSDNTLNGNISNLFSAHSFPHLRVLDLSSNMFEGTFPLGITQIKNLRFLDLSSTNLSGGIPNSIGNLSLLKELHLYDNGLSGGLPWELSNLTYLTVLDCSNSSLSGQLPSLTSLIRLQRISVSSNNLMGTVPATIFTLPALVELHLQVNNFSGPIEEFHNASGTLFQVDLSSKQLTGTIPTSFLELTALDTIALYSNHFTGTVNLSSYSRLRNLAKFTASGNSLVSIVGDEPWTSGSSNSSISELAFASCSLTRLPSVIRHLPSLDWLDLSYNGIGGKIPDWIWRNTSTWLDLSHNMFTEVAQPPAYTVISHIDLSFNRLRGAVPSPSLLSAPYLDYSNNKFSSMLPGDFLTLYGTAPSINLANNQLGGTIPYAECDQFHYEEQDGEALRDLDLSGNNFSGEVPPYVLRGYNNALRVLNLRGNRLEGTWPQEMDGTCRLEAVDLHGNQIRGRLPRWLANCRELXMDLRVLILRSNQFYGPVTTVTMDPHSHRKNHSRSAYFSSLQIIDLAENDFSGVLPPGLFYSFKTMAQASTVHKVREVIVIGEQGETDIHQERRNPVEVAMKQQYMRMLEDQQLDLMLIDLSNNRFSGSIPRTVGNLTALLVLNLSRNAFTGEIPAELGLLSQVESLDLSWNHLTGEIPQSLASLTALEWLNLSYNDLSGSIPSGTQFSTFPSSSFQGGNRGLYGCPLPVQCNLTRPPSAAKAPPPLHVPGGESADHRFQVVMLCLFVGSGFGLGFALAIVLQVVCSRRGARKWLCRAN